DNA from Blastocatellia bacterium:
ACGTTAAATCACCTTTTTTCAAAAAACTATCTGCTAAAGCTTGACGCTCTGATACGCTTAATTTTAGTAAATTAACTAGTCCGGGTAGTTCTGGATTAACGCTTAAGCGATGTAGCTCTAGCATAATTCCAGAGCGAGTACGATAACCTTTATTAGCAATATGCTCAGGCAACCATTCACTACCATAAAACTTGCTGTAATATTCAAATAATCGACTAGTAAAAGCTCGAATTTCTTCATTAGTTAAACCTGTAACTAATATTGTAGGCGTGTCGGCGGGGTTAGGGTGTTTGTAGTGCATCATTTCTTCTAAGATTTCAAGCATCTTCATTATTGCCGTCCCACCCACGGCACCCGTTCCACCAAAAACAACATAAGTTTGACGAAAAGCTTTTGGCAAACTGCTAGCTTGATATATGCGTTGACCTAAACGACCTTTTTTATAGCGTGCTAAAGAGTTTTCTGACATGCCATCTCCAAAAGAAAAGTTTTTAGGAAATTACTTTTAAGCAAAGATTTTGCAATAGTTATTAAAGATCTGGCAAGCTATGCTGATGGATCTACTTTGTTAAATTACTCTAAAACTAGTGTGTTTACACCTTGTCGTAAAATAGTTTTGTCTGCAAAGTTTTCTATTTCAACCGCTAAAAAACTAGCAAAAACATCTCGTAATTTTTTGTCATACATTAATGTTAAATCTAGTCCATCTATTGGCCTAGATACTTGATCTCGGCCTAAAACCTTGTTCATTTCTCTTTGGTACTTTGTATAAAGAGCTAATTTTTTTTGCTCTAACATCAGATAGCTAACAAAAAACTCAACAACTATTTCCATGTCTTGATGAGTAAGTTTTCTGGAAATTCTTATTTCATCGCTAGCAAAAAATTCAAAAACTTTTTGTTGATAAATAGTAAATTTCTCTTTTTCTTCCTCAGTTTGTGTTAACAAAAAAACAATATCATTTTGTTTATCAATATGCTCGAAAATATTAATTAAATCAGCTTTTACTTTCTCCTGATAGTTTGCATCTTTTTTGCCTAAAATAGGCTCAATTAAATCAAAAAATTGCAGTTCCATTGATACTCCCCGAAAGCCTAAAGTGTCTTGTTCATAGAGAATTTGCAGTAATTTATCCATGTTTTTATTCTCTAGAGAAAAATAAAAAATAAATGGGAAAAAATTATCAAGTAAGACAACTTTTTCTGCCTGAGTAATATAATGAAAATAATCAGATAAATTATCAATTAATGAAATTTGTGCTGTTTTATCTATTTTGTCACTTAACATTACTTTTAATAATTCTTTAATTTGATTTGGAGTACCAGCGCAAACTTCCCAGGGCCAATAAAAAGCTTTTCCGTTTCAGCAAATAAATAAAAAGCCTCTGCATCAATCTGCATTTCTGCGTTATATCTACCTAAAACTAATCTTTTTGTTAGCATTACTTGTACTGCATTAATAAGCCCAAGAGAAGCTTTATAAATTGTTGCAACAAAAGCTGGTAACTCTCCATCTGTAAAAGCATCTTTAGCTCTGTAAAACAAATAGGATGGCATTAAATAACCAGCAATTGAGAGGTTATAAAGATCTAAAACTGTGATTTTACTTTCAGTTTTTTGTGAAAGAAGAAAGCTACGTAAACAGGAAAATCCGTTTAATATTTCAGACCAATGGCTATTAATTTGTTTTAATGCAGAAATATTCATAGGCTTAAAATGCTTATGACGACTACCAACATAAGGACATTCTACTAACTCCATAGGTGCATCGGTGTGAAATTCAAATGGGACTTTGTTTTCACCTAACAAGCGATTTTCTGCATCTCGAAACTTGGCTTCTAAATTCATTAATAAAGATAAGTGAATGCCTGAAAGCGATTGGTTTACTTGATCTGACATAAATTTTTCTCCATAGAGTAAAAACACAGTAATTTTAGGGGGGTCTTAGCGATCAAAATATGTCTATTTTATGAGTTTTTAGTTAATAGCCTAGACTTTTATGCTGCAAAAAAGGAAAAAACAGGTAATTTGCAGAATTGGTAATTTTATTACGCAACTATTTAAAACTACACCCCGATAATGTGAACAAATCTACGATCAGCTTTAAGTGTATTCATTTTCTAATCAAAATAATTTGGAGCTAGTAATGGTTAATCAAATTAACAATTCAAATGTCCCTAATATATATACAAACTCATTACCTACAACAAATAACAAAACCAATCAAAATACTAATAATTCTACTAGTGTTACAACAAACACTGAAGTAGCTCCAGGAAAATTAAGTAGAACAGGTGAACTAGACCTAGGTGCTAGCTTAATTGCTCGCCAACTACAAACCGAAACACAAACAAAAGTAGATAGCTCTGCTGCTGCTTCAGGCACAGTTCAAGCCCAAGAAGGCAAAAGTGATGGATGCGCTTTTTGTCGTGGCAAAGGCTCTCAAGGCCAAGAAGTTAGAGGAGGCTATGGAATTGGTGGCGGTTACGGCATCGGCGGCGGCTACGGAATTGGTGGCGGTTATGGCATCGGCGGTGGCTATGGAATTGGCGGCGGTTATGGCATCGGCGGGGGCTATGGAATTGGCGGCGGCTATGGAATTGGTGGCGGTTATGGCATCGGCGGTGGCTATGGAATTGGCGGCGGAGTAAATTTAGAAAATGGTAATCAACAAAGTGGATCTTTAGGATTAGTTGCTAATCCTCCTCAATCAGCTTTAGATAAAGCAAGCTCTAAGATTTCTTCTTTAACAGGTACTGATAGAACTACCTTTAATTCTTTAAGCACTGCTGACAAAGATTTAGTACGCAGAGCAATCCAACTTCACCCAAATGCTAGTACAAGCGATGTGTTAGGGTTTGTTAAAAATGGTAATTTTTCTAGCCTTCCTGCTGATCAAAAAGGTGTAGCATTAAATGTTATTGCTACAGTATCTGCTCAAATTGCAGCCCAACCTACAAATACAATTGCTCGTAACACTTTAGACAATTTTGTTAAAGGAACAATAGACTAAAACTTCATCAAAGATGACCCGCAACTTTATGGTGAAGCAGAAGTAAGCGGTAAAATAAATCTTAACTTAAATAATCCTGCTATTAATGCTGCTAATGGCTATAGCGAAAACCTAGACGCTTTCAAAGCAATAGTTGGTACTTTAGCCCACGAAGTTGCACACCTTGACCATAATATGATTGATCGTAAAGGTGTAGAATTCCAAGGTGTTAAATATGAAGATGCTAATTTAGCTGCAATGTTACTAGATGAATATAGCGCACAATATACAGGTATTATGGCGGCACAAAACCGCTTGCCTAACCCAGATGAAATGAAAGGCTTCTGGCGTACACTTGTAGGACGTTCTGCTAAAGATACAGGTGCAGCATATTATAATGAGCTATCCGCAGCCCGTACACGTTCAGGACGCTTTGATCAAGTAACTAATGATATTTATAGCTTGCTTAGCAATAATCGTTTAGTCCCACCTCAAGAATTACGTGATCGCTTATTAAAGAAATTAGATACAAATGCGCTTAAGTTACAAGGTAGAGATGCTACATTACACGATACTGCTTATTTAAAAGCTATGGATGATTCTAAGTTAGATAATAAGCTAGAGCAAAAACCTAAAGACGTTGGATTTCTCAATAGAATTTTTGGTTAAATCTTCTATTTTTCTAAAATTAAAGCTTGAATAAGCTGCAAGTTATGCGTTAAAAGTATGCTTGCAGCTTTTAACTTTTTGGAGTAATAATTTTATGGCAATAACAGATTTAATATTGGCTGATGCAGAAGCAAAAAAATCCCGATTTGCTGGCCGTATGACGCTAACAGAAAACCAAGTTTTTGACCTTCCTTCAGAACTAAGAAAATTTTCTATAACAATTAATGGTGTATTTGATTATTTACCTATTACTTATCTGGTATTAGGCAATAATTATTACAGTTCATTAGAAAAAGGGGATTTTGCCCGTATTTTAAGAGCTTTTGACTTGGTGGAATCAGAAAAGTTAACTGCTGGAGATGTAGCTAGGTTGTTTTTATTATTAGAAATTCCTTTACGTGGTAGGTTTGTAGTAGAAACAGTTAGAGATCTAGAATTGCCTGAAGAAATGCCTGTTGAGGTACAAAAGCAATTTGCAAACTTAATTGTTCCTCCTGCTTTACATCGTAGTCCTAATTTAGCACAATGTGCTTTTTTTTTCTTTTAATGGACGAGAAAATATTTTAGAAGAAGTAATGTTAGAAATTTCTGGAAACTATGATATTAATCAGCATATCTACCCTGTTGCCAATCTTTCACCTAGAAAATAACTTAATGATGCTACTATAGATATGAACAAAATAACAAATCTACATATTCGTACTGAATCATTACCTTTACGTTGCGAAATTTGTCATCAAACAGATTGTTTTGACCCAGATCAAAACTGGTGTTCACGTTGTAAGGAAATTACAATTAAAGAAGACCATTCAAAAAAGGAAATTTTTATTAATATTACTAAAAAAACTGCTTTAGAGATTTTACTAGGTTTAATAAAACTTGGTTTAACAACAGGAGGATTTGCAAGCCTAATGTTAGTTTTTTTCTGGGCTGGTGCTTCGGGTGATGCTATTTTGGTTTTAGCTATTTTGTCTTTATTTAGTGGTTTATTAGGAGGATTAATTTTTGGGCTAGTTTTTATATTGGGAATTTTAGCTTTTAATGGAATAGAGAAATTAAAATGGTATTTTTCTGGAAAACGTCATCCATTGCAGCAATTCTAAAGTTGATTTACCTGTATCTTAACCAATAAGAATATTATCTCTAAAATTCTGCTAAGGAAAATGCCTAGATAAAATTAAATAATATTAACTGACATTTATTAAATTTTTTGCTATCTTGCACAAAGCTATTTAAGTCAATATATCTATTTAAGTCAATGTATCTTTTGGAGATTGTGGATGTCTGGATGTGTTTTTAGTAATTGTTCTTCCCCTAGCGATGGTGTAAATGGACGTTGTGAAGGTTGTGGATCATTAATAAAAAATGAAATGATTCGACAACGTTACATTGTTGAAAAGGTTATAAACCGCAGTAAGTTTGGAGTTAACTACTTAGTTAAAGACTCAAACAAAGATAGCACTTTTAAGATAGTAAAAGAACTACAACCAGTTTCTGAAGATGATCCTGATTTTTATAGTGTAAGACGTTCTACAGTAGAGCGACTTTTTGAACGAGAAGCACGTGTATTAATGGGGCTACATCATCCTGGTATTCCTCGCCTATATGCTGCTTTTGAGGAGAAATCTTTTGCTTATTTGGTAGAAGAATATATTCCTGGAACAACATTACTAGAATCATTAGATAAATCTAACCGAAGTAAAATTACTGAAGCTGAGGCAAGAAGGATCTTAAAAGAACTTGCTACAATTTTAGTTTATCTACATTCCCGTGTTCCAGCAGTAGTTCACCGAGATATTAAGCCACAAAATTTAATGTTTGCTGAAGACGATGGACGGTTGTTATTGGTGGAATTTGCTGCGGTTTCTCAACATGCACAAAAAAGCACTAATAGCACAGTAGTTGGAACTGCTGGTTATGCTCCAACAGAGCAACTTTATGGGCAAGCTGTTCCACAAAGTGATTTATATGCTGCTGGTGCTACAATACTAAGGTTAATTACAGGAGTGCATCCTAGTAAGTTATATAACCCTATAGAAAAACAATTTATTTGGCATAGCCAAGCAAATGTTACTCCTGCCTTTGCTTGTATTATAGATGGGCTGCTAGCACAGGATTTAACCGAACGCACCAGTAGTGCAGAGCAGTTATTACTAGAGTTAGAAATCTTAAGACCTTTGCCAGGTTAAGAAATTTATGGATATTGATGAGAAAATAAAACAAAAGTTAATTGATATTGCTCAAGATAATAGCTCTGGTTCTTCAGAATTAGCTAAACGTGCAGCAGTAACTTTATTAGAAATAGTGGCAAGTATACAGGAAGCCCCTAATACCTCAGTACAAAGCCTACGTACTCCAATACTTATTTTTGCTAAAGCCCTACTTCAAGCCCAACCTAAAATGGCAACACTTTTTAACCTAGTCAACCGTGCTTTGTTGGTTATCAATAGCCAAGTTGTTTTTGGGGAAGCAAAAGCAGCATTAGAAAAATATATTTATAATTTTTTATCAATTGTTGTTAGTGGTAGCGATGGGATTAGCGAAATATTTCAACCAATAATTACAGAAAATACTATAGTTCTTACTTACTCTTATAGTGCTACAGTTAATAAAGCTTTAATTAACATTAAACAAAAAGGGATTAACTTTGAGGTTTTTTGTAGCGAAAGTCGGCCAATAATGGAAGGGAGGAAAACGGCTCAAATACTAGCAACTGCTGGTATTGGAGTAACTTTTATTGTTGATGCTGCAATTTTATTTGCCTTGCAACGCTCAAATGTTGTTATTTTTGGGGCTGATGCAATTACTACAGAAGGGATTGTTAATAAAATAGGGACAATGCTTATTGCTTTGGCTGCCCGTCATTTTAATAAACCTTGTTATGTACTGGCAGATAGCACTAAGTTCTTACCCTCGTCTTATCGTTTGATGACTGAAGAAATACATAAACAAGCGGAAATTTGGCCCGACTCACCTTTAGAAATAATAGTATTTAATCGTTATTTTGAAACTATTCCATTAGATTTTTTTACAGGGGTAGTTACTGAGTACGGAATACTAACAATGCCAGAAGTTAAGCTACATTTAACTAATTTAGGGATTTGCTCAGAGTTATGTACACAGTTGTAATTTTAGCTATAGGGAATGAGTTATTAATTGGTGAAACTTTAGACACCAATACAAATTGGCTTTGTCAAAATTTAACGGCTTTAGGTTTGCAAGTTGCTGCTACTTTAACTTTACCTGATGATTTAGGCATAATTGCTAGCACTGTTGAACAATTACTTAGTCAAAAAATTTTTTCTTTTCCAATAAATCTACTTATTAGTACTGGTGGTTTAGGCCCAACATCTGATGATCTAACTTTAGAAGCCATTGCTAAAAGCCTTGATTTGTCTTTGGAATTAAACCAAATTGCTTATCAATGGATAGTAGAAAAGTATCAAGCCTTAGCTGAAAAAAATTTTGTTGATAGCGCAGAAATAAATGATGCACGTAGTAAAATGGCATTTCTACCATTAACATCAATACCTATAAAAAACCCAGAAGGAGTAGCACCCGCAATAAAAATTACAGCTAAAAATACTACAATTATTTGTCTTCCAGGTGTTCCTCAGGAAATGAAAGCCTTTATGCTTGGCCCAGTGCAAGCATTGCTATCAGAATTATATGAAACAGGAATATTTGCCGAAAAAGAACTTTTTGCTTTGTGTGGGGATGAATCTTTACTTGCTCCTATTTTAAGTCAGGTTGCCAAACTTTACCCACAAGTTTATATTAAGTCCAAAGCAAAGGGTTTTGGTAAAGATTTACGTTTTCAAATTAAATTACATATCCGTGGTAAAGATAGTAGTATCAATAGCTTACTTAGTGCAGCCGAAAACTCTTTGTGTCAAGCACTAAATAGTAATGGAATTCAAATAATAGCTTAAGCTATTTTCTTAATCTAATGAGTGTTAATAATCTAGTTTCTAAATTACTTTATCAAGGTTTAACTACTGTTAGTTTGGTAGAAAAATCTTTAGGGCTAGAAGCACCAACTACAAAACTAACAGAAATACAAACAAAAGAGTTAAAGAAAATATTTCTTTCTACAGTAGATTATTCCAAAATTTTAATAAAAGCTGGCGACTCACATTTACTAACCATTAGCGGACGAGCTTTTGTAATGGGTAATATTATTTATATTCCAAAAGAAACTTATAGTATGCAGTTATTAGTTCATGAAATGACTCATATTTGGCAATATCAAAATGGTGGTTGTGGTTATATTGGCAAATCTTTATTAGGGCAATACTTAGGCCAAGGTTATGATTTTGTAACAGGAATTTCTGAAAATAAAGCTTG
Protein-coding regions in this window:
- a CDS encoding serine/threonine protein kinase; this translates as MSGCVFSNCSSPSDGVNGRCEGCGSLIKNEMIRQRYIVEKVINRSKFGVNYLVKDSNKDSTFKIVKELQPVSEDDPDFYSVRRSTVERLFEREARVLMGLHHPGIPRLYAAFEEKSFAYLVEEYIPGTTLLESLDKSNRSKITEAEARRILKELATILVYLHSRVPAVVHRDIKPQNLMFAEDDGRLLLVEFAAVSQHAQKSTNSTVVGTAGYAPTEQLYGQAVPQSDLYAAGATILRLITGVHPSKLYNPIEKQFIWHSQANVTPAFACIIDGLLAQDLTERTSSAEQLLLELEILRPLPG
- a CDS encoding competence/damage-inducible protein A produces the protein MYTVVILAIGNELLIGETLDTNTNWLCQNLTALGLQVAATLTLPDDLGIIASTVEQLLSQKIFSFPINLLISTGGLGPTSDDLTLEAIAKSLDLSLELNQIAYQWIVEKYQALAEKNFVDSAEINDARSKMAFLPLTSIPIKNPEGVAPAIKITAKNTTIICLPGVPQEMKAFMLGPVQALLSELYETGIFAEKELFALCGDESLLAPILSQVAKLYPQVYIKSKAKGFGKDLRFQIKLHIRGKDSSINSLLSAAENSLCQALNSNGIQIIA